The proteins below come from a single Thermoleophilaceae bacterium genomic window:
- a CDS encoding MarR family transcriptional regulator, with amino-acid sequence MLSVGDALAHRALEALVRAESSVRRQLAADLERRGLSAAGFSALVVLTTAGGELEMRTLRRRLGWTKASTSEICSTLEARGLVARRRVAGDRRAVLLRISAEGVELVEELFPDHTARVARTFAALDDAEKRSLAEICRKLAA; translated from the coding sequence ATGCTCTCCGTCGGCGATGCTCTGGCTCATCGAGCGCTCGAGGCGCTTGTGCGAGCGGAGTCGTCGGTGCGGCGCCAGCTCGCGGCCGACCTGGAGCGGCGCGGCCTCTCCGCCGCGGGATTTTCAGCGCTGGTGGTTCTGACCACGGCGGGCGGGGAGCTCGAGATGCGGACGCTGCGGCGGCGGCTCGGCTGGACCAAGGCGAGCACCAGCGAGATCTGCTCCACGCTCGAGGCGCGCGGGCTCGTTGCGCGGCGGCGCGTGGCGGGTGACCGGCGCGCGGTGCTTCTGCGCATCAGCGCCGAGGGCGTCGAGCTCGTGGAGGAGCTCTTCCCGGACCACACCGCACGCGTGGCGCGCACCTTCGCGGCGCTCGACGACGCGGAGAAGCGCTCGCTCGCCGAGATCTGCCGCAAGCTGGCGGCCTAG
- the polX gene encoding DNA polymerase/3'-5' exonuclease PolX, producing MRNAEIADAFDELGDLYELDGAVVYRVLAYRNAAKAIRDSAASVEEMSRAGTVEKLPGIGKTIAEKIDALLETGAIPAAEKLKAKFPAGLIEVTRIPGLGPKRARRLFDELGIKSLDELRHAAEEQRLRDIQGFGAKFEENVLAALAAGADGRPKPRTLLSRALAIGEELVQALLEHPASDRVVLAGSARRMAETCKDLDIVATASDPAALADAFCKLPLIEEAHTSGPAGARATTNNGMSVDLRIVPPDNFGNLLQHFTGSGKHNEALRGWAVRKGFHVSEYGVTEDATDTTHFCTSEEEVYELLGLPFIEPELRENRGELEAAREGRLPELIRIEDLRGDLHCHSTASDGRNSIEEMAQAAIERGYDYLAITDHSATHGFGNDVSPDELLRQIERIRELDEQIEGIKLLAGSEVNVLPNGTLDYSDDVLEQLDWVVASLHTSFRMKEKEMTARMIHAMEHPLVDAIGHPTGRKLERREAYALDIEKVVEAAVRTGTFLEINSAPDRRDLNEQNARHAVEAGALLVIDSDAHGAETLANIRYGIATARRGWVTAAQVANTRPWKELDELRKRGAAKRARRGAGRAP from the coding sequence ATGAGAAATGCCGAAATTGCAGACGCCTTCGACGAGCTCGGCGACCTCTACGAGCTCGACGGCGCGGTGGTGTACCGCGTGCTCGCCTACCGCAACGCCGCGAAGGCGATCCGGGACTCGGCGGCATCCGTCGAGGAGATGTCGCGTGCGGGGACGGTGGAGAAGCTGCCGGGGATCGGCAAGACGATCGCTGAGAAGATCGACGCACTGCTCGAGACGGGCGCGATTCCCGCGGCAGAGAAGCTGAAGGCCAAGTTCCCCGCCGGGTTGATCGAGGTCACGCGCATCCCCGGCCTCGGTCCCAAGCGGGCGCGCAGGCTGTTCGATGAGCTTGGGATCAAGTCGCTCGACGAGCTGCGGCATGCGGCGGAGGAGCAGCGGCTGCGCGATATCCAGGGCTTCGGCGCGAAGTTCGAGGAGAACGTGCTCGCCGCGCTGGCCGCGGGCGCCGACGGGCGGCCGAAGCCGCGCACCCTCCTTTCGCGCGCTCTCGCCATCGGCGAGGAGCTCGTGCAGGCGCTGCTCGAACATCCGGCCTCGGATCGCGTGGTGCTGGCCGGCAGCGCGCGCCGGATGGCGGAGACCTGCAAGGACCTCGACATCGTCGCCACGGCCAGCGATCCGGCCGCACTGGCCGACGCGTTCTGCAAGCTGCCGCTGATCGAGGAGGCTCACACGTCGGGGCCGGCGGGAGCGCGCGCCACCACGAACAACGGCATGAGCGTGGACCTCCGCATCGTGCCCCCGGACAACTTCGGCAACCTGCTGCAGCACTTCACCGGCTCGGGCAAGCACAACGAGGCGCTGCGGGGCTGGGCCGTTCGCAAGGGCTTCCATGTGAGCGAGTACGGCGTGACCGAGGACGCCACGGACACCACGCACTTCTGCACCAGCGAGGAGGAGGTGTACGAGCTGCTCGGGCTGCCCTTCATCGAGCCGGAGCTGCGCGAGAACCGGGGCGAGCTCGAGGCCGCGCGCGAGGGCCGGCTACCCGAGCTCATTCGGATCGAGGACCTACGCGGGGACCTTCACTGCCACAGCACAGCGTCCGACGGCCGCAACTCGATCGAAGAGATGGCGCAGGCCGCGATCGAACGCGGCTACGACTACCTCGCGATCACCGATCACTCGGCCACGCACGGATTCGGCAACGACGTGTCGCCAGACGAGCTGCTCAGGCAGATCGAGCGAATTCGCGAGCTGGACGAGCAGATCGAGGGCATCAAACTACTCGCCGGGTCCGAGGTCAACGTCCTGCCGAACGGCACGCTCGACTATTCGGACGACGTGCTCGAGCAGCTCGACTGGGTGGTGGCCAGCCTGCACACCTCCTTCCGGATGAAGGAGAAGGAGATGACCGCCCGCATGATCCACGCGATGGAGCACCCGCTCGTGGACGCGATCGGCCACCCCACCGGGCGCAAGCTCGAAAGGCGCGAGGCCTACGCGCTCGACATCGAGAAGGTGGTGGAGGCCGCGGTGCGCACGGGCACGTTCCTGGAGATCAACTCGGCACCGGATCGGCGTGACCTCAACGAGCAGAACGCGCGCCACGCGGTGGAGGCGGGCGCGCTGCTGGTGATCGACTCGGACGCGCACGGCGCGGAGACGCTCGCGAACATCCGCTACGGCATCGCCACCGCGCGGCGCGGCTGGGTGACGGCTGCGCAGGTGGCGAACACCCGGCCGTGGAAGGAGCTGGACGAGCTCCGCAAGCGCGGCGCCGCTAAACGTGCGCGCCGGGGCGCCGGGCGGGCTCCCTGA
- a CDS encoding Crp/Fnr family transcriptional regulator — translation MADASQLAQNRLLASLDGGLAAIAPDFEAVSLGVRDSIYGQNEPIDHVLFPTSGVYSMVSEMEDGRGVEVATVGNEGMLGLPVFLQGALTSSHHAFCQVPGDALRMPAARFDEIVTGGELPELQTALRRYTQALMSMIARAVACNGVHSVEQRACRWLLQTHDRVGRDEFLLTQEFLGQMLGVSRASVNEVARELQRQETIDYARGRVSIVDRARLESCACECYFVVRDEYERLLGPGA, via the coding sequence GTGGCAGACGCATCACAGCTTGCGCAGAACCGCCTGCTGGCGTCCCTCGACGGCGGGCTGGCCGCCATCGCCCCAGACTTCGAAGCGGTGAGCCTCGGGGTCAGGGACTCCATCTACGGCCAGAACGAGCCGATCGACCACGTCCTCTTCCCCACGTCTGGCGTGTACTCGATGGTTTCGGAGATGGAGGACGGGCGCGGGGTGGAGGTGGCGACCGTGGGCAACGAGGGGATGCTCGGACTGCCCGTGTTCCTGCAGGGCGCACTCACGAGCTCGCACCACGCCTTCTGCCAAGTGCCCGGGGATGCGCTGCGGATGCCGGCCGCACGCTTCGACGAGATCGTGACGGGCGGCGAACTGCCCGAGCTGCAGACCGCGCTGCGCCGGTACACGCAGGCGCTGATGTCGATGATCGCTCGCGCCGTGGCGTGCAACGGGGTGCACAGCGTCGAGCAGCGTGCCTGCCGCTGGCTGCTACAGACGCACGACCGGGTGGGAAGGGACGAGTTCCTGCTCACGCAGGAGTTCCTCGGCCAGATGCTCGGCGTGAGCCGCGCATCGGTGAACGAGGTGGCCCGCGAGCTTCAGCGGCAGGAGACGATCGACTACGCGCGGGGCCGCGTGTCGATCGTGGACAGGGCGAGGCTCGAGTCGTGCGCCTGCGAGTGCTACTTCGTCGTTCGGGACGAGTACGAGCGGTTGCTCGGGCCGGGCGCCTGA
- the ileS gene encoding isoleucine--tRNA ligase, protein MSSPYQPVEAGQSFPELEQRVLERWRERDIFHESIRRREGCPEYVFYEGPPTANGRPGSHHVLARVFKDVFPRYKTMRGHQVHRKAGWDTHGLPVELEVERELGIQSKEDIERYGVAEFNQRCRESVLKYVNEFEQLTERIGFWVDTDDAYVTYANEYIESVWWSLKEVWKKGLLYQGYKVVPYCTRCGTALSSHEVAQGYEDRVDPSVYVRFPLRDEPGVSFLGWTTTPWTLLSNAALAVAPDVTYVRARVGDETLILAEPLVERVLGEGVEIESRMKGSELAGSAYEPPFDYVTDFGPHSHTVLEGDFVTTDDGTGIVHTALAFGEDDFRLGEKYGMTVQNPVKEDGTFDERMGPFAGRFVFDANPDIIETLRENGRLFRAEDYEHSYPHCWRCGTPLIYYAKQSWYIRTTAVRDDLLASNQAVNWYPPHIKNGRMGKWLENVVDWALSRERYWGTPLPVWRCEEKHDVCVGSIEELRTLGADVPDDLHKPYIDDVVFPCPDCGGEMRRVPEVIDAWYDSGSMPFAQWHAPFENEDTFEQRFPADYICEAIDQTRGWFYSLLAISTILWGRSSYETCLCLGLILDEEGQKMSKSRGNVVSPWDVLDRFGADAFRWYLFTSKQPWDGYRFSMEAVGEGVRLFLNTLWNTYSFFVLYANVNGVARDADGERTELDRWILSRLSETVDTARERLDDYDTTSAGRAVAGFVDDLSNWYVRLSRRRFWDGDPGAMATLRECLLTVAHALAPLVPFVADEIYENLDGSEPSVHLCEYPEPAPRDEELERAMAVVRDAVELGRSARSHGKIKLRQPLREAVIVAAPREREAIEEHERLVLDELNVKALRYVSEADELGRWELKPNYRTLGPRFGKDMPKVAEAVAALDASRAATTLREGGSVGLLVNGNDHPLTVDDVQLVLQPLEGYQVERAGTHAVALNLELDDDLRREGLAREVVHAIQNARKTAGLNVEDRISLTLGGDVELLDAVRANEDYVAGETLATNVSYNSGSGSPVEIEGKPLTIEVAKAGVGSTE, encoded by the coding sequence ATGAGCAGCCCCTACCAACCGGTCGAGGCCGGACAGTCCTTCCCCGAGCTCGAGCAGCGCGTGCTCGAGCGCTGGCGCGAGCGCGACATCTTCCACGAGTCCATCCGCCGGCGCGAGGGCTGCCCCGAGTACGTGTTCTACGAGGGCCCGCCCACGGCCAACGGCCGGCCCGGCTCGCACCACGTGCTCGCGCGCGTGTTCAAGGACGTGTTTCCGCGCTACAAGACCATGCGCGGCCACCAGGTGCACCGCAAGGCGGGCTGGGACACCCACGGCCTGCCGGTCGAGCTGGAGGTGGAGCGCGAGCTCGGCATCCAGTCGAAGGAGGACATCGAGCGCTACGGCGTGGCGGAGTTCAACCAGCGCTGCCGCGAATCGGTGCTCAAGTACGTGAACGAGTTCGAGCAGCTCACCGAGCGCATCGGCTTCTGGGTGGACACCGACGACGCGTACGTGACCTACGCGAACGAGTACATCGAGTCCGTGTGGTGGTCGCTCAAGGAGGTCTGGAAGAAGGGCCTTCTCTACCAGGGCTACAAGGTGGTGCCCTACTGCACGCGCTGCGGCACCGCGCTCTCCTCGCACGAGGTTGCGCAGGGCTACGAGGATCGCGTTGACCCGTCCGTGTACGTGCGCTTCCCGCTCAGGGACGAGCCCGGCGTGTCGTTCCTCGGCTGGACCACCACGCCGTGGACGCTGCTCTCGAACGCCGCGCTGGCCGTGGCGCCGGACGTCACCTACGTTCGCGCACGGGTGGGCGACGAGACGCTGATCCTTGCCGAGCCGCTCGTCGAGCGGGTGCTCGGGGAGGGTGTGGAGATCGAGTCACGGATGAAGGGCTCGGAGCTTGCGGGCAGCGCGTACGAGCCGCCGTTCGACTACGTCACCGACTTCGGCCCGCACTCGCACACCGTGCTCGAGGGCGACTTCGTGACCACCGACGACGGCACGGGGATCGTGCACACCGCGCTCGCCTTCGGCGAGGACGACTTCCGGCTCGGCGAGAAGTACGGCATGACCGTGCAGAACCCCGTGAAGGAGGACGGCACCTTCGACGAGCGCATGGGTCCGTTCGCCGGCCGCTTCGTGTTCGACGCGAACCCGGACATCATCGAGACGCTGCGCGAGAACGGCCGCCTCTTCCGCGCCGAGGACTACGAGCACTCCTATCCGCACTGCTGGCGCTGCGGCACGCCGCTCATCTACTACGCGAAGCAGAGCTGGTACATCAGGACCACCGCGGTGCGCGACGACCTGCTCGCCTCTAACCAGGCGGTGAACTGGTACCCGCCGCACATCAAGAACGGGCGCATGGGCAAGTGGCTCGAGAACGTGGTGGATTGGGCGCTGTCCCGCGAGCGCTACTGGGGCACGCCGCTGCCGGTGTGGCGCTGCGAGGAGAAGCACGACGTGTGCGTGGGCTCGATCGAGGAGCTGCGCACCCTCGGTGCGGACGTGCCGGACGACCTCCACAAGCCCTACATCGACGACGTGGTCTTCCCCTGCCCCGACTGCGGTGGCGAGATGCGCCGCGTGCCCGAGGTGATCGACGCCTGGTACGACTCGGGCTCGATGCCGTTCGCGCAGTGGCACGCGCCGTTCGAGAACGAGGACACCTTCGAGCAGCGCTTCCCGGCGGACTACATCTGCGAGGCGATCGACCAGACGCGCGGCTGGTTCTACTCGCTGCTCGCGATCTCCACGATCCTGTGGGGGCGCTCGTCATACGAGACGTGTCTCTGCCTTGGCCTGATCCTCGACGAGGAGGGCCAGAAGATGTCGAAGAGCCGCGGCAACGTGGTGTCGCCCTGGGACGTGCTCGACCGCTTCGGCGCCGATGCCTTCCGCTGGTACCTCTTCACCTCCAAGCAGCCGTGGGACGGCTACCGCTTCTCGATGGAAGCGGTGGGCGAGGGGGTGCGGCTGTTCCTCAACACGCTCTGGAACACGTACTCGTTCTTCGTGCTGTACGCGAACGTGAACGGCGTGGCGCGCGACGCGGACGGGGAGCGCACTGAGCTCGACCGCTGGATCCTCTCGCGGTTGAGCGAGACGGTGGACACCGCGCGCGAGCGCCTCGACGACTACGACACCACGAGTGCGGGCCGCGCGGTCGCCGGCTTCGTGGATGACCTCTCGAACTGGTACGTGCGCCTCTCGCGGCGCCGCTTCTGGGACGGCGACCCCGGCGCGATGGCCACGCTGCGCGAGTGCCTCCTCACCGTCGCGCACGCGCTCGCGCCGCTCGTGCCGTTCGTGGCCGACGAGATCTACGAGAACCTCGACGGCAGCGAGCCGTCCGTGCACCTGTGCGAGTACCCGGAGCCCGCGCCGCGCGACGAGGAGCTCGAGCGCGCCATGGCCGTGGTGCGCGACGCCGTGGAGCTTGGCCGCAGCGCGCGGTCACACGGCAAGATCAAGCTGCGCCAGCCGCTGCGAGAGGCGGTGATCGTGGCCGCGCCGCGTGAGCGAGAGGCGATCGAGGAGCACGAGCGCCTGGTGCTCGACGAGCTGAACGTGAAGGCGCTGCGCTACGTGTCCGAGGCGGACGAGCTGGGCCGCTGGGAGCTCAAGCCGAACTACCGCACGCTCGGCCCGCGCTTCGGCAAGGACATGCCGAAGGTGGCGGAGGCGGTGGCGGCGCTGGACGCGTCGAGGGCGGCCACGACGCTGCGGGAGGGCGGCAGCGTCGGCCTCCTCGTGAACGGCAACGACCACCCCCTCACGGTGGACGACGTGCAGCTCGTCCTGCAGCCGCTCGAGGGCTACCAGGTGGAGCGCGCCGGCACGCATGCCGTGGCGCTCAACCTCGAGCTCGACGACGACCTGCGCCGCGAGGGCCTCGCACGCGAGGTGGTCCACGCGATCCAGAATGCACGCAAGACCGCCGGCCTCAACGTGGAGGACCGCATCTCGCTGACGCTGGGCGGCGACGTCGAGCTGCTCGACGCGGTGCGGGCGAACGAGGACTACGTGGCGGGTGAAACCCTCGCCACGAATGTTTCCTACAACTCGGGCAGCGGGTCGCCAGTCGAGATCGAGGGGAAACCCCTGACGATCGAGGTGGCGAAGGCAGGAGTGGGGAGTACGGAGTAG
- the trxA gene encoding thioredoxin: MAGNLPDVTDNNFQAEVLESDKPVLVDFWAPWCGPCRIIAPSLEELNDEIDNLRVVKLNVDENQQTAAQYNVMSIPTLIVFKNGEPAKTIIGAMPKKRLEQELAPALA, encoded by the coding sequence GTGGCAGGCAACCTTCCAGACGTAACCGACAACAACTTCCAGGCCGAGGTGCTCGAGTCCGACAAGCCCGTGCTGGTCGACTTCTGGGCTCCTTGGTGCGGCCCCTGCCGCATCATCGCGCCGAGCCTCGAGGAGCTCAACGACGAGATCGACAACCTGCGCGTGGTCAAGCTGAACGTCGACGAGAACCAGCAGACCGCCGCGCAGTACAACGTCATGTCGATCCCCACGCTGATCGTCTTCAAGAACGGCGAGCCGGCGAAGACGATCATTGGGGCGATGCCCAAGAAGCGCCTCGAGCAAGAACTCGCTCCAGCGCTGGCCTAG
- a CDS encoding polyprenol monophosphomannose synthase: MSGAWLVLPTYNEAENIDPFVRAVLPHLASSGLEHHLLVVDDNSPDGTGKIADRLAGELEPVEVLHRPAKEGLGRAYLDGFRRALDSGADLVLEMDADFSHDPKDVPRLIAAAQDADLVLGSRYVRGGGVSDWGLLRRMLSRGGCWYAQHLLGLPVRDLTGGFKCFNRRVLEGIHLDTVHADGYGFQIELTYYAVKAGFSVVEVPITFRERQVGTSKMSPRIAIEAVWKVPALRFRRDG; encoded by the coding sequence GTGTCCGGTGCCTGGCTCGTCCTGCCGACGTACAACGAGGCCGAGAACATCGACCCCTTCGTCCGGGCGGTGCTCCCGCACCTCGCCTCCTCGGGGCTCGAGCACCACCTTCTCGTGGTGGACGACAACTCCCCTGACGGCACCGGCAAGATCGCCGATCGCCTCGCCGGTGAGCTCGAGCCTGTGGAGGTGCTGCACCGTCCCGCAAAGGAGGGGCTCGGCCGCGCCTACCTCGACGGCTTCCGCCGCGCGCTCGACTCCGGCGCCGACCTCGTGCTCGAGATGGACGCCGACTTCTCGCACGATCCCAAGGACGTGCCGCGCCTGATCGCCGCCGCCCAGGACGCGGATCTCGTGCTCGGCTCGCGCTACGTCCGCGGCGGCGGGGTGAGCGACTGGGGCCTCCTTCGCCGGATGCTGAGCCGCGGCGGGTGCTGGTACGCGCAGCACCTCCTGGGCCTGCCGGTGCGCGACCTCACGGGCGGCTTCAAGTGCTTCAACCGCCGAGTTCTCGAGGGGATCCACCTCGACACCGTCCACGCCGACGGCTACGGGTTCCAGATCGAGCTCACCTACTACGCGGTGAAGGCGGGCTTCTCCGTGGTGGAGGTGCCGATCACGTTCCGGGAGCGTCAAGTGGGAACATCCAAGATGAGTCCCCGCATTGCGATCGAGGCGGTTTGGAAGGTTCCGGCCCTCAGATTTCGCCGAGACGGCTAG